One window of Nocardia sp. NBC_00508 genomic DNA carries:
- a CDS encoding TIR domain-containing protein, whose product MCAQAPEALERQARGQQESSDYDAFISYAHEDRLVAAGIQKGLHRIGRRMGHLHALRVFRDATDLTASPDLWGKVSDAIDRARYFIVVLSAHSVASGWVNKEVAHWLRRRGPDRLLFVVADGHLTWDEDTGRFDPERSDVALPVLTEPGTLTAEPFYVDVSEDAPWDPRAALFREKVTDLAAPIHGKPKYELASEDLREQRRFRRLRRAAIVGLALLTISAVTAAAIALDQRQAAIHQRNEAIALRLVSEAQAILAGARLDGDARALKQILAAQSIASRPDEGALLGADLELRHVRRIIETTARVPSVAVSPDGKRIVSGGADGTVRLWDANTGQPIGEPSTEHQGRVLSVAFAPDGRRIASGGADKTVRLWDANTGQPIGEPITGHQNWVRSVAFAPDGRRIASGGDDKTVRLWDANAGQPIGEPITGHQNWVLSVAFAPDGRRIVSGGVDETVRLWDTNTGTPIGQPMTAHRSQVASVAFAPDGQRIVSGGFAGRAGTLRLWDANTGTPIGEPLTGHRGPIGSVGFAPDGQRIVSTGADGTVRLWDTNTGTPIGEPLTGHRGPVGGVTFSPDGQWIVTGGDDGTVRVWDATTGKPTIPGDVMSVAFSPDGQRIASGGGDVRRWDATVAQPVGEPMTRHEDGVMSVAFSPDGRRIASGGPDRTVRLWDANTGTPIGEPMTGHQNWVLSVAFDPDGRRIASGSSDGTVRLWDANTGTPIGEPMTGHEDWVFSVAFSPDGQRIASGSSDGTVQLWDAATRQPIGKPMTATAVRIPSIAFSPDGQRIVAGSSDGTVWMWDAATGQPLGEPMGAHQGTAWSVAFSPDGQRIVTGGDDGNVRLWDATSRRSIGPPMTGHPGTVRSVAFSPDGRRIVSSGDHGSILLWSAAPAEWTKNLCSTLTRNMSHKQWREWVSPDIDYVKVCPDLPIPPDDTPAAK is encoded by the coding sequence ATGTGCGCGCAGGCTCCGGAGGCTCTGGAGCGGCAGGCTCGTGGACAACAGGAGTCGTCCGACTACGACGCCTTCATCTCCTATGCCCACGAAGATCGGCTGGTCGCCGCGGGTATTCAGAAGGGCCTGCATCGCATCGGACGGCGCATGGGCCACTTGCACGCCCTGCGGGTATTCCGTGACGCCACCGACCTCACCGCCAGCCCCGACCTGTGGGGCAAGGTCAGCGACGCGATCGATCGCGCCCGCTATTTCATCGTGGTGCTTTCCGCACACTCGGTCGCCTCGGGCTGGGTCAACAAGGAAGTTGCCCACTGGCTGCGACGACGCGGCCCGGACCGGTTGCTGTTCGTCGTCGCCGACGGACACCTGACCTGGGACGAAGACACCGGACGATTCGACCCGGAACGCTCCGATGTGGCCCTACCGGTACTGACCGAGCCAGGAACGCTCACCGCCGAGCCGTTCTACGTCGACGTCAGCGAGGATGCGCCGTGGGATCCTCGCGCGGCGTTGTTCCGGGAGAAGGTCACCGACCTGGCTGCCCCGATCCATGGCAAACCCAAGTACGAACTGGCCAGCGAGGACCTGCGGGAGCAACGCCGCTTCCGGCGGTTACGGCGCGCCGCCATCGTCGGCCTCGCGCTCCTGACCATCAGCGCTGTCACCGCGGCGGCGATCGCGCTCGATCAACGACAAGCGGCCATCCATCAACGCAACGAAGCGATCGCTCTGCGGCTGGTATCCGAGGCCCAGGCCATCCTCGCCGGCGCCCGCCTCGACGGGGATGCACGCGCGCTCAAGCAGATTCTGGCCGCGCAGTCGATCGCATCACGGCCGGACGAGGGCGCGCTGCTCGGCGCCGACCTCGAGCTCCGTCACGTACGCAGGATAATCGAGACCACCGCGCGGGTGCCCAGCGTGGCGGTCAGCCCGGACGGGAAGCGGATAGTCTCCGGCGGTGCCGACGGCACCGTACGACTCTGGGACGCGAACACCGGACAACCCATCGGCGAACCCAGCACCGAACACCAGGGCCGGGTGTTGAGCGTGGCGTTCGCCCCGGACGGACGGCGCATCGCCTCCGGCGGTGCCGACAAGACTGTGCGGCTCTGGGATGCGAACACCGGACAACCCATCGGCGAACCCATCACCGGACACCAGAACTGGGTACGGAGCGTCGCGTTCGCCCCGGACGGACGCCGCATCGCCTCCGGCGGAGACGACAAAACCGTGCGGCTCTGGGACGCGAACGCCGGACAACCCATCGGCGAACCCATCACCGGACACCAGAACTGGGTGTTGAGCGTGGCGTTCGCCCCGGACGGACGGCGCATCGTATCCGGCGGTGTCGATGAAACCGTGCGGCTGTGGGACACGAATACCGGAACACCGATCGGCCAACCCATGACCGCGCACCGCAGTCAGGTGGCGAGCGTCGCGTTCGCCCCGGACGGGCAGCGGATCGTCTCCGGCGGCTTCGCCGGCAGGGCCGGAACCCTCCGGCTGTGGGACGCGAACACCGGAACACCGATCGGCGAACCCCTGACCGGACACCGAGGCCCGATCGGCAGCGTCGGGTTCGCCCCCGACGGTCAGCGCATCGTCTCCACGGGCGCCGACGGCACCGTGCGGCTGTGGGACACGAACACCGGAACACCGATCGGCGAACCCCTGACCGGACACCGAGGGCCGGTGGGCGGTGTGACGTTCAGCCCGGACGGCCAGTGGATCGTCACCGGCGGCGACGACGGCACCGTGCGAGTGTGGGATGCGACCACCGGCAAACCGACCATCCCGGGCGACGTGATGAGCGTGGCGTTCAGCCCGGACGGGCAGCGCATCGCCTCCGGCGGCGGTGACGTGCGGCGATGGGATGCGACCGTTGCGCAACCCGTCGGCGAACCGATGACCCGACACGAAGACGGCGTGATGAGCGTGGCGTTCAGCCCGGACGGGCGGCGCATCGCCTCCGGCGGTCCCGACCGCACCGTGCGACTCTGGGACGCGAACACCGGAACACCGATCGGCGAACCCATGACCGGACACCAGAACTGGGTGTTGAGCGTGGCCTTCGACCCCGACGGACGGCGCATCGCCTCCGGCAGCTCCGACGGCACCGTGCGACTCTGGGACGCGAACACCGGAACACCGATCGGCGAACCCATGACCGGACACGAAGACTGGGTGTTCAGCGTGGCGTTCAGCCCCGACGGGCAACGCATCGCCTCCGGCAGCTCCGACGGCACCGTGCAGTTGTGGGACGCGGCAACCCGCCAACCCATAGGAAAGCCGATGACCGCAACTGCGGTCCGGATTCCAAGTATCGCGTTCAGCCCGGACGGGCAGCGCATCGTCGCTGGCAGCTCCGACGGCACCGTGTGGATGTGGGACGCGGCAACCGGCCAACCCCTCGGCGAACCGATGGGCGCGCACCAAGGAACAGCGTGGAGTGTGGCGTTCAGCCCGGACGGGCAGCGCATCGTCACCGGCGGCGACGACGGTAACGTGCGGCTGTGGGACGCGACCAGCCGCCGATCGATCGGCCCTCCCATGACAGGACACCCTGGAACTGTCCGGAGCGTGGCGTTCAGCCCGGACGGTCGGCGCATCGTATCCAGCGGTGATCATGGCAGCATATTGCTCTGGTCCGCAGCCCCCGCTGAGTGGACGAAAAATCTGTGCAGCACGCTGACGCGAAACATGAGCCACAAACAATGGCGTGAGTGGGTCTCGCCGGATATCGACTACGTCAAGGTCTGCCCTGACCTACCGATTCCTCCTGACGACACCCCGGCTGCGAAGTGA
- a CDS encoding RidA family protein → MERATVNPWTWSVEMGYSQGEIVSGHTRTLYCSGQTAMSGDGKPQHAGDMAAQLALSVDNLEAILSEAGMSLANLVRLNVYTTDVDLLFQHYGVLASRLGAAGVAPTTTMLGVTRLAIPGLMVELEGTAVA, encoded by the coding sequence ATGGAACGGGCAACGGTCAACCCGTGGACGTGGTCGGTGGAGATGGGGTACAGCCAAGGCGAGATCGTCTCCGGGCACACCCGGACGCTGTACTGCTCCGGGCAGACCGCGATGAGCGGCGACGGCAAGCCCCAACATGCCGGTGACATGGCCGCGCAGTTGGCGCTGAGCGTCGACAACCTGGAGGCCATTCTCAGCGAGGCCGGCATGTCCCTCGCGAACCTCGTCCGGCTCAACGTCTACACCACCGACGTCGATCTGCTTTTCCAGCACTACGGCGTGCTGGCGTCGCGGTTGGGCGCCGCCGGGGTGGCACCGACCACCACGATGCTCGGGGTGACACGGCTGGCGATCCCCGGCCTGATGGTCGAGCTCGAGGGGACCGCCGTCGCGTGA
- a CDS encoding DUF488 domain-containing protein, producing MLRIVTIGVYGFTAGAFLDKLTGAGVGSLLDLRQRRGVRGPDYSWANSARLQRALAAADIGYRHVKELAPTTELRQLQYREDDRQGVGKRNRIALAPEYAERYTREILDPFDLGALVAELPSDSATVLFCVERDPEACHRSLVAARLRAEHGLPVTNLRPG from the coding sequence GTGCTCAGAATAGTGACAATCGGCGTCTACGGTTTCACGGCCGGAGCCTTCCTCGACAAGCTCACCGGCGCGGGCGTGGGGTCGCTGCTCGACCTCCGCCAGCGCCGCGGCGTCCGGGGCCCCGACTACTCCTGGGCGAACTCGGCGCGGCTCCAGCGCGCGCTCGCCGCGGCGGACATCGGCTACCGGCACGTGAAGGAACTGGCGCCGACAACCGAGCTGCGCCAGCTCCAGTACCGCGAGGACGACCGCCAGGGCGTGGGCAAGCGCAACCGCATCGCGCTGGCGCCCGAGTACGCCGAGCGCTACACCCGTGAGATCCTCGACCCGTTCGACCTCGGCGCGCTCGTGGCCGAGCTTCCGAGCGACTCGGCGACCGTCCTTTTCTGTGTCGAACGCGATCCGGAGGCATGCCACCGCTCGCTCGTGGCGGCGCGCCTGCGCGCCGAGCATGGCCTGCCAGTCACGAACCTCCGACCGGGCTGA
- a CDS encoding epoxide hydrolase family protein, which yields MTTNTEIRPFRIDIPQADLDDLRLRLARTRWIDDLPGTSWERGVPTAYLKDLAGYWAEKFDWRAVEAELNAYPQFTTTIAGQNVHFLHVRSAQEDATPLLLLHGWPSSVVDFLDLIGPLTDPAAHGAPAAPAFHLVIPSLPGHGFSGPITETGWNDGRIAAALAELMARLGYDRYGVQGGDHGAFIAPTLGRIDTEHVVGVHVNALVTFPTGDPADMAALTDAEKARLGAMKKFQDDGSAYMNLKGSRPNTIAQLLADSPTGQLGWIAEKYQEWTDSSHELPEQAVDKDRLLATVSIYWFTDTARSVANFYYERFHDATMFAPKPKGTVPTGVAVFKDGDYAIRRFAERAHTITHWSEFYSGGHFPALEVPELLVGDIREFFRTLGD from the coding sequence ATGACGACGAACACCGAAATCCGCCCCTTCCGCATCGACATCCCGCAGGCCGACCTGGACGATCTCCGGCTGCGCCTGGCCCGCACCCGCTGGATCGACGACCTGCCCGGCACGAGCTGGGAACGCGGTGTGCCGACCGCCTACCTGAAGGACTTGGCCGGGTACTGGGCGGAGAAGTTCGACTGGCGGGCTGTGGAGGCGGAGCTGAACGCCTACCCGCAGTTCACCACCACCATCGCGGGGCAGAACGTGCACTTCCTGCATGTCCGCTCGGCCCAGGAGGACGCCACCCCGTTGCTGCTGCTGCACGGCTGGCCCAGCTCGGTGGTCGACTTCCTCGACCTGATCGGCCCGCTCACCGACCCCGCCGCGCACGGCGCCCCCGCCGCCCCCGCCTTCCACCTGGTCATCCCGTCACTGCCCGGCCACGGCTTCTCCGGCCCGATCACCGAGACCGGGTGGAACGACGGCCGCATCGCGGCGGCGCTCGCCGAGCTGATGGCGCGGCTGGGTTACGACCGCTACGGCGTGCAGGGCGGCGACCACGGCGCGTTCATCGCCCCCACGCTCGGGCGGATCGACACCGAGCACGTGGTCGGCGTGCACGTCAACGCGCTGGTCACCTTCCCGACCGGGGACCCCGCCGACATGGCCGCGCTCACCGACGCGGAGAAGGCACGGCTGGGCGCGATGAAGAAGTTCCAGGACGACGGCTCGGCCTACATGAACCTGAAGGGCTCGCGACCGAACACCATCGCCCAGCTGCTGGCCGATTCCCCGACCGGCCAGCTCGGCTGGATCGCCGAGAAGTACCAGGAGTGGACCGACTCCTCGCACGAACTGCCCGAACAAGCCGTGGACAAGGACCGGCTGCTGGCCACGGTGAGCATCTACTGGTTCACCGACACCGCCCGTAGCGTCGCGAACTTCTACTACGAGCGCTTCCACGACGCGACCATGTTCGCGCCCAAGCCGAAGGGCACGGTGCCCACCGGTGTCGCGGTGTTCAAGGACGGCGACTACGCCATTCGCCGCTTCGCCGAACGCGCGCACACCATCACGCACTGGTCGGAGTTCTACTCCGGCGGCCACTTCCCGGCGCTGGAGGTGCCGGAACTGCTGGTCGGCGACATCCGAGAGTTCTTCCGCACACTCGGCGACTGA
- a CDS encoding RipA family octameric membrane protein, translating into MHQNDRRSELRHRLWNHPEAETGPDARSTTYDSAVLDQYRLYVEMADRISARRGLTNSFFVTLNTGIFTLVAAFGKTPPSDKEPWLAIPLVAILGQCFAWFYLVRSYRLLNSAKYQVIGVLEERLPASPFWRAEWWALGEGKDRARYWPLTHIEQWIPILFGIAYIAGFLVTVLA; encoded by the coding sequence ATGCACCAGAACGATCGCCGGTCGGAGCTGCGCCACCGACTCTGGAACCACCCGGAGGCCGAGACCGGCCCCGACGCCCGTAGCACCACCTACGACAGCGCGGTGCTCGACCAGTACCGCCTCTACGTGGAGATGGCCGACCGCATCAGCGCCCGACGAGGCTTGACGAACTCGTTCTTCGTGACACTCAATACCGGCATCTTCACCCTTGTCGCCGCCTTCGGGAAAACCCCACCGTCGGACAAGGAACCGTGGTTGGCCATCCCCCTGGTCGCCATCCTCGGCCAGTGTTTCGCCTGGTTCTACCTGGTACGCAGCTACCGGCTCCTGAACAGCGCCAAGTACCAGGTCATCGGCGTCCTCGAAGAACGACTCCCCGCCTCGCCCTTCTGGCGTGCCGAATGGTGGGCCCTGGGGGAAGGGAAGGACCGGGCACGATACTGGCCCCTCACCCACATCGAGCAATGGATCCCAATTCTTTTCGGCATCGCGTACATCGCAGGATTTCTCGTAACAGTGCTCGCTTGA